Proteins encoded within one genomic window of Gadus macrocephalus chromosome 16, ASM3116895v1:
- the txndc17 gene encoding thioredoxin domain-containing protein 17, which produces MSLYEEVKVHGYAEFCKAVSDRKGKDIFAYFSGDKDADGNSWCPDCVKAEPIVRGEISHLPEGSVFIYCQVGQRDYWKNPNNDFKKTLKFSGVPTLLRYGTPQKLVEEECFKANLVRMMFTED; this is translated from the exons ATGTCCCTTTACGAAGAAGTTAAAGTGCATGGATATGCAGAATTCTGTAAAGCTGTATCCGACAGAAAGGGAAAGGATATCTTTGCTTATTTCTCAGGTGATAAAGACGCCGATGGAAATAGTTGGTGTCCTGACTGTGTCAAAG CGGAGCCTATTGTAAGAGGAGAGATTTCACATCTTCCAGAAGGTTCTGTATTTATTTACTGCCAGGTTGGCCAGAGGGACTA TTGGAAGAATCCAAATAATGACTTCAAGAAGACGTTGAAGTTCAGTGGGGTTCCCACTCTATTGCGATATGGAACA cCTCAGaagttggtggaggaggagtgctTCAAAGCTAACCTGGTCCGAATGATGTTCACTGAAGACTGA